In Haloarcula limicola, the genomic stretch ATGGTGTGAACCAGTTCCCGGGGCGACCCCGTCCGGTCGAAGACGGCCTTGGCCTGCTCCTCGCTGGCGAACAGCAGATCCACCGCGCCGAAGAGGTCTTCGAGCGTGTCGTGTGCCGCCTCGGCGCTCCAGAGCCCGGGGTGGAAATCGAGGTCCAGCGCCCGGATTCCCGGCGACGCGCGGAGCAGCGCGCCGGTCGTCTCCGCCGCCGTCTCCGAGAGGGCCGCCGTCGACCCGGCGGCGAAGACCACGTCGGCTTCTTGCAGGCGTCCCATCGGGAGTTCGCCGGGCGTGAGCGTCGCCATCGCGGTGTCTGCGCGGTCCTGTAGCAGCCGGTCCTCGCGGGGGGCGGCCGCGTCCTCGTAGAAGGTCAGGCCCTGCCGGCCCACGTCGGGGTCGGCCCAGACCACGTCGGTCTCCAGCCCGTGTTCGTGCAGTTCCGCGACGACTCGGCGGCCCAGCGGCGTGTCCGGCAGTTTCGAGAGCCAGACCGCGTCGCCGCCGAGCCTGCTCGCCACCGCCCCGACGGTGCTCGCCGCGCCGTCGGCCCGCATCCCGACCTCGCGTGCCGTCTCGAATCGCTGTCCGTCCGGCGGCGAGAGCCGAAGGGCCGTCTCACCCAGTGTCACCAGTCCCATACCCGGCCATCGGGAGACTACGGTTTAGTTTAACCGGTGGTTTCGACTGTACGTATCGTATACGGACACTAGTGGAATTAGCCGACGGATGACGGTTCGCAGCAAGCGCTGTCAGAGCGGCTTCGCCGGGGGACGGACGCGCTCACCGAAGACGCGTCGTCAGTAGGATTCGTCGGACCGATCGAATAGTCGAGCGTCACCTGCCACGGGAGAGCTGCCGGCCTGCCATATTAGTGGCTCCAGGGACAACCCAGGCGTGTGTCCCAAGACTCGCTCTCCGAATGTCCGTTCTGTGAGTTCGAACCTGACGTCCCGGACGAGGACGTGAAAACCGCGCCCGAGCAGGCCACGCATCGCGTCCACAGACACGTCGAGAACGAACACCCAGACCGAACCGACGAACTGTCGACCTATACGAGCCCCGAGTGAAACCTCGGGGTCACTCGGTTCGAAATGGCGACGTTTCCCCGCCACCACAAGACCGCTCCGCCTTCAGTCATTCTCGACGGAAAGTAAATCCGTGTAACCGAGACGAGTCCGCGTTCGGCAACGGTCCTGAAACGGCTCACCGCTCGCGGGATTCGACGCGGTCGTCTGAACGGGAGACTGTGACCGACAGTAGCAGTCGCCCTAAACGAGAATCAAGCCCGCCACCGCGTATCGGCGTAGCGAATCACAGATATGCGCCGTCGTAGTCGTCGTCCGGCTTGCGAGTGTTCCCACAGTCGCCGCAGCGAACCCGTTCCATGTTGTCCATAGCGACGTCCGGCGACCCGCAGTTCAGGCAGCAGTAACCGTACTGCTCCGAGCGGTCAGCGTCGGAGAACGTTTCCACGAACCAGCCCTCCGTTCCTTGGAACGGATCCCCTCCGAGGTAGAGTTCAGTACCGTCCGTCGCCGTCGTCGTCTCGGGAATCTCGGGTGGTCGGTCGGCGTCCGACGCATCCGATTCGGAGTCGCCTTGTTCGGCCTCCTCGCCCGTCTGTTCGGCGAACACGTACTCGACGGACTCCCGGCCGCCGATGTCGGTCGTTCGTTCGGCGACCTGCTCGAAGCCGAAGCGCTCGAGGAACGTCCCAGCGGACGTGTTCGCCGCGAGCGTGACTGCGCGGGGCTCCTCGATGCCTTCGTCCGCGAGCGCCGACTGAATGCGCTCGAGCAGTGCGGTTCCGACGCCAGCACCCCGCCGTTCGGGGTCGACGTGGAGCCAACGAATCTCGCCTTCGGCGTCTTCGAATTCGGCTTCGGCGACGCCGGCCACGACACCGTCGAGTTCGGCGAGCACGACGATCGTCTCGGACGCTTCGATTCGGTCTCGGACGGGATCCGCGTCGAACACGGCCTCGGAGATCGTCTCGATGTCCTGGGGGCTAAGTGCGTACGACGCAGTCATCGAACTCTCGACGAGCTCTTCGACCCGCTCGGCGTCGTCGGGCTCCGCGAGGCGGAGCGTCGGATCGGGGCTCATCCGATCAGTCCTCCCGTTGTTTGTGGACGGCATCTGATCCGCAGGCCGGACACTCGGTCGGCAACCCGTCGTCGAGTTCGTCCATCTCGCCGCAGTTCTCACAGCGCCACATGATGTACCCCTCCCCGAACTCGC encodes the following:
- a CDS encoding PfkB family carbohydrate kinase yields the protein MGLVTLGETALRLSPPDGQRFETAREVGMRADGAASTVGAVASRLGGDAVWLSKLPDTPLGRRVVAELHEHGLETDVVWADPDVGRQGLTFYEDAAAPREDRLLQDRADTAMATLTPGELPMGRLQEADVVFAAGSTAALSETAAETTGALLRASPGIRALDLDFHPGLWSAEAAHDTLEDLFGAVDLLFASEEQAKAVFDRTGSPRELVHTIAADYDFSRVVLTRNERGVVGYHDNVVHEQDAFETDATDATDSSGQHATLVGAVLQRLVAGAPTDEALAHGAAAAALARTMPGPLTPLEADEVERLVADRDDRGR
- a CDS encoding GNAT family N-acetyltransferase; amino-acid sequence: MSPDPTLRLAEPDDAERVEELVESSMTASYALSPQDIETISEAVFDADPVRDRIEASETIVVLAELDGVVAGVAEAEFEDAEGEIRWLHVDPERRGAGVGTALLERIQSALADEGIEEPRAVTLAANTSAGTFLERFGFEQVAERTTDIGGRESVEYVFAEQTGEEAEQGDSESDASDADRPPEIPETTTATDGTELYLGGDPFQGTEGWFVETFSDADRSEQYGYCCLNCGSPDVAMDNMERVRCGDCGNTRKPDDDYDGAYL